One genomic window of Trichlorobacter lovleyi includes the following:
- a CDS encoding serine hydrolase domain-containing protein, producing the protein MKMYRVTSSRLLGGFFLRLTVGVLLLITCCLSDLSFAGAAAEQDPLQELGRTAVLDTMLQNAVRRGLISGAVVLIGNRNGTLYSHAAGRAGFEAGSPALTVGTVFDIASLTKVFATTPAIIRLMDQGALSLLDPLSRWFPEFEGKNITVLHLLTHTSGLHDGMLDPAAPLESAISRAAAQSGSVQPGTRFLYADINFILLGNLVRRITSFSLDGYCQDSFYRPLGMLHTGFNPAVKLNTAATLGGRNGVLNGVVQDPNARLLGGVAGHAGLFSTAEDLARFARMLLNEGELDGRRVLSARAVAQMTAPYYFRNGSIVRGLGWDRESPFSAPKGSLFTEFSYGHTGYSGTSVWIDPEKDLYVILLTTRLDYRNRRSFNRLRSDISTLAAALFAGHKTGGDVQIPKNTAP; encoded by the coding sequence ATGAAGATGTACAGAGTAACCTCAAGCCGCCTGCTGGGCGGCTTTTTTCTGCGCCTGACTGTGGGCGTGCTGCTGCTGATCACCTGCTGTCTGTCAGATCTGTCCTTTGCCGGGGCCGCTGCTGAACAGGACCCGCTGCAGGAACTCGGGCGGACCGCGGTGCTTGATACCATGCTGCAGAATGCGGTCCGGCGCGGCCTGATCAGCGGTGCTGTGGTGCTGATCGGCAACCGGAACGGTACCCTCTATAGCCATGCGGCCGGACGTGCCGGTTTTGAGGCCGGTTCTCCTGCGCTGACCGTCGGCACTGTCTTTGATATCGCCTCCCTGACCAAGGTGTTTGCCACCACGCCGGCCATTATCAGGTTGATGGACCAGGGGGCGCTCTCGCTGCTTGATCCGCTTTCGCGCTGGTTTCCCGAGTTTGAGGGGAAAAATATCACCGTGCTGCATCTGCTGACCCATACCTCCGGGCTGCATGACGGCATGCTCGACCCGGCAGCCCCGCTGGAAAGCGCCATCAGCCGCGCTGCTGCCCAGTCGGGCTCTGTCCAGCCGGGGACCCGCTTTCTCTATGCCGATATCAATTTTATCCTGCTTGGCAATCTGGTCCGCCGGATTACCTCCTTCAGTCTTGACGGGTACTGCCAGGACAGCTTTTACCGGCCGCTGGGGATGCTGCATACCGGTTTTAATCCTGCGGTAAAGTTGAACACGGCCGCCACGCTGGGTGGCCGCAACGGCGTGCTGAACGGGGTTGTCCAGGACCCCAATGCCCGTTTGCTGGGTGGGGTGGCAGGCCATGCGGGGCTGTTCAGCACGGCGGAGGATCTGGCCCGTTTTGCGCGCATGCTGCTGAACGAAGGGGAACTGGATGGCCGCCGGGTACTGTCCGCCAGGGCGGTTGCCCAGATGACCGCACCCTACTACTTCAGAAACGGCAGCATTGTGCGCGGCCTTGGCTGGGATCGGGAATCGCCCTTCTCCGCTCCCAAAGGCTCCCTTTTTACCGAGTTTTCCTATGGGCATACCGGATACAGTGGCACCTCGGTCTGGATCGATCCGGAAAAAGATCTGTACGTAATCTTGTTGACGACCCGGCTTGATTACCGCAACAGGCGTAGTTTCAACCGGTTGCGCAGTGACATCTCGACCCTCGCGGCCGCCCTGTTTGCCGGGCATAAAACGGGCGGTGATGTACAAATACCGAAAAACACTGCTCCTTGA
- the argJ gene encoding bifunctional glutamate N-acetyltransferase/amino-acid acetyltransferase ArgJ: protein MSLKGYKFSVVEAAIKKPGRKDLALIFSETPATAAAVFTTNAVKAAPVLLSAGRIAAGKAQALVVNSGNANACTGAQGMLDARETTQLLAAGLGIAEELVQVSSTGVIGVPLPMERLRKAMPGLVAGCGSAGIDDLAAAIMTTDTFPKAVQRSGSVAGVSYTVAGVAKGAGMIMPNMATMLSFVMTDAALAPELIDTLFRAAVDRSFNAITIDGDTSTNDTCLLMANGAAGTAVIIAGTPEAGEFARLLDEVLLELAKLIVRDGEGATKFVEIRIRGAESDADAKRAAMAVANSSLVKTAFFGQDANWGRIFAAVGYSGAKVNPDLLALWFDDVCMARAGVFSGGDAEALGTEVLRKKEFSVQVDLGLGQGSATVYTSDLSHEYVSINADYRT, encoded by the coding sequence ATGTCCTTAAAAGGTTACAAATTCTCTGTTGTAGAGGCAGCCATCAAGAAACCGGGCCGTAAGGATCTGGCCCTGATCTTTTCCGAGACACCGGCAACGGCTGCAGCGGTCTTTACCACCAATGCGGTCAAGGCGGCTCCGGTGCTGTTGTCAGCCGGGCGGATTGCCGCCGGTAAGGCCCAGGCCCTGGTGGTGAACAGCGGTAACGCCAACGCCTGCACCGGTGCCCAAGGCATGCTGGATGCACGGGAAACCACTCAGCTGCTGGCAGCGGGGCTGGGGATTGCAGAAGAGCTGGTGCAGGTCTCTTCCACCGGGGTGATCGGGGTGCCGTTGCCGATGGAGCGCCTGAGAAAGGCAATGCCAGGGCTGGTGGCAGGATGCGGCAGTGCAGGCATCGATGATCTGGCGGCTGCCATCATGACCACCGATACCTTTCCCAAGGCGGTCCAGCGGAGCGGTTCCGTTGCCGGCGTCAGCTATACCGTGGCCGGGGTGGCCAAGGGGGCCGGCATGATCATGCCCAACATGGCCACCATGCTGTCGTTTGTTATGACCGACGCAGCGCTTGCCCCAGAACTGATTGATACGCTCTTCCGTGCTGCTGTTGATCGTTCCTTTAACGCCATTACCATTGACGGTGATACCTCCACCAATGATACCTGCCTGCTGATGGCCAACGGCGCAGCCGGAACAGCGGTCATTATCGCCGGTACACCGGAGGCTGGAGAGTTTGCCCGGCTGCTTGACGAGGTGCTGCTGGAACTGGCCAAGCTGATTGTCAGGGACGGCGAGGGTGCCACCAAGTTTGTCGAGATCAGGATCCGCGGTGCCGAGTCTGATGCCGATGCCAAGCGGGCCGCCATGGCGGTGGCAAACTCCTCGCTGGTCAAGACCGCCTTTTTTGGGCAGGATGCAAACTGGGGCCGGATCTTTGCCGCGGTGGGCTACTCCGGTGCCAAGGTCAATCCTGATCTGCTGGCGCTCTGGTTTGATGATGTCTGTATGGCCAGGGCCGGTGTCTTCAGCGGCGGTGATGCCGAGGCGCTCGGCACCGAGGTGTTGCGTAAAAAAGAGTTCAGCGTGCAGGTCGATCTTGGATTGGGGCAGGGGAGTGCAACGGTCTACACCTCTGACCTGTCCCACGAATACGTCAGTATCAACGCAGATTATCGTACCTGA
- the secA gene encoding preprotein translocase subunit SecA, whose product MLSTLIRKVIGSKNERELKRLWPIVAKINSLEPQMQALSDEALRAKTAEFKERYGKGESLDALLPEAFAVCREGGRRELGMRHFDVQLIGGMTLHAGKIAEMKTGEGKTLVATLAAYLNAISGKGVHVVTVNDYLAKRDSEWMGRLYGFLGLTTGVIVHGLDDEQRRANYAADITYGTNNEFGFDYLRDNMKFSLDDYVQRGFNFAVVDEVDSILIDEARTPLIISGPTEESTDKYYVINQIIPRLEQGEVKEVEANTLSGKKKVYTGDFTIDEKAKSATLTEQGVSKVEKLLKIENLYDPRNIETLHHVNQALRAHAMYRRDVDYVVKDGEVLIVDEFTGRLMPGRRWSDGLHQAVEAKEGVRIESENQTLATITFQNYFRMYAKLSGMTGTADTEAEEFHKIYKLDVTVIPTNRPLLRPDYPDVIYKTEREKFDAVIKDIKEHYEKGQPCLVGTISIEKSEVLSELLRKQGIPHFVLNAKQHEKEAEIVAQAGRKQAITIATNMAGRGTDIVLGGNPDSLLKQWRLANPEAAAEQAAAMLEQYRQQCAAEHDEVVALGGLHIIGTERHESRRIDNQLRGRSGRQGDPGSSRFYLSLQDDLLRIFGSERVAKIMDFLKIEEGEAITHAMINKSIENAQKKVEAHNFEIRKHLIDYDDVMNKQREVIYTQRREILAGEDIRESFLEMLDDTIGDIVKAYAFEKDAPLEWDWESLSETVFRCFSIQLELSREMIARLNADGLQKMLQEQAHDAIKRKADELGDELMDHLIRVVMLQAIDVHWKDHLLNIDHLKEGIGLRSYGQKDPKQEYKKEAYQLFMEMIIRIREETVEKVFWVQIEREEDIEELEEEQVERSRKMFKAITVNDDEHPAEPAKSQKNAGRNEPCPCGSGKKYKKCCGK is encoded by the coding sequence ATGCTCAGTACCCTGATCCGCAAGGTTATCGGCAGTAAAAACGAACGTGAACTGAAACGGCTCTGGCCGATTGTGGCAAAGATAAACAGCCTTGAACCCCAGATGCAGGCCTTGTCCGATGAGGCGTTGCGGGCCAAGACCGCCGAGTTTAAAGAGCGTTATGGCAAGGGTGAGTCCCTTGATGCCCTGTTGCCGGAAGCGTTTGCGGTCTGCCGCGAGGGGGGACGCCGTGAGCTGGGGATGCGGCACTTTGATGTGCAGCTGATCGGCGGCATGACCCTGCATGCCGGCAAGATTGCCGAGATGAAGACCGGCGAGGGCAAGACCCTGGTGGCAACCCTGGCCGCCTACCTGAATGCAATTTCAGGCAAGGGCGTACATGTGGTCACGGTGAACGACTATCTGGCCAAGCGCGACTCGGAGTGGATGGGGCGGCTCTATGGCTTTCTGGGGCTGACCACCGGCGTGATTGTCCATGGGCTGGATGATGAACAGCGCCGTGCCAACTACGCCGCCGATATTACCTACGGCACCAACAATGAGTTCGGCTTTGACTATCTGCGCGACAATATGAAGTTTTCCCTGGATGACTATGTCCAGCGCGGCTTCAATTTTGCCGTTGTCGATGAGGTTGACTCGATCCTGATCGATGAGGCCCGTACGCCGCTGATCATCTCCGGTCCGACCGAGGAATCCACTGACAAGTATTACGTCATCAACCAGATCATTCCGCGTCTGGAGCAGGGTGAGGTCAAGGAGGTTGAGGCCAACACCCTGTCCGGCAAGAAAAAGGTCTACACCGGTGACTTCACGATTGATGAGAAGGCCAAGAGTGCCACCCTGACCGAACAGGGGGTTTCAAAGGTCGAAAAGCTGCTCAAGATCGAAAACCTGTATGATCCCCGCAATATCGAGACACTGCACCATGTCAATCAGGCCCTGCGTGCTCATGCCATGTATCGCCGCGATGTCGACTATGTGGTCAAGGATGGCGAGGTACTGATTGTTGATGAGTTTACCGGCCGTCTGATGCCCGGCCGGCGCTGGTCCGACGGTCTGCACCAGGCGGTTGAGGCCAAGGAAGGGGTGCGGATCGAGAGCGAGAACCAGACCCTGGCCACCATCACCTTCCAGAACTACTTTCGGATGTATGCCAAGCTGTCCGGCATGACCGGTACCGCCGATACCGAGGCAGAGGAATTCCACAAGATCTACAAGCTGGATGTGACGGTCATCCCCACCAACCGTCCCCTGCTGCGTCCTGACTATCCCGATGTGATCTACAAGACTGAACGTGAAAAGTTTGACGCGGTCATCAAGGATATCAAGGAACATTATGAAAAAGGGCAGCCCTGTCTGGTGGGTACCATCTCGATTGAAAAATCCGAGGTGCTGTCCGAACTGCTGCGCAAGCAGGGCATTCCCCACTTTGTCCTGAATGCCAAGCAGCATGAGAAAGAGGCCGAAATCGTGGCCCAGGCCGGCCGTAAACAGGCGATCACCATCGCCACCAACATGGCGGGCCGTGGTACCGATATCGTGCTGGGTGGTAACCCGGACAGCCTGCTGAAACAGTGGCGGCTGGCCAACCCTGAAGCCGCTGCGGAACAGGCAGCTGCCATGCTGGAACAGTACCGGCAGCAGTGTGCCGCAGAGCATGACGAGGTGGTGGCCCTGGGCGGTCTGCATATCATCGGTACCGAACGGCATGAATCCCGCCGGATTGACAACCAGCTGCGCGGCCGTTCCGGCCGTCAGGGGGACCCCGGTTCGTCCCGCTTCTATCTTTCGTTACAGGATGACCTGCTGCGGATCTTCGGCTCCGAGCGGGTGGCCAAGATCATGGACTTCCTCAAGATCGAAGAGGGCGAGGCGATTACCCACGCCATGATCAACAAGTCGATCGAGAATGCCCAGAAGAAGGTGGAGGCCCACAACTTCGAGATCCGTAAGCACCTGATCGATTACGATGACGTTATGAACAAGCAGCGTGAGGTGATCTACACCCAGCGCCGCGAGATCCTGGCCGGTGAGGATATCCGTGAGAGCTTCCTTGAGATGCTGGACGACACCATCGGGGATATCGTCAAGGCCTATGCCTTTGAAAAGGATGCGCCGCTTGAATGGGACTGGGAATCGCTCTCTGAAACGGTCTTCCGCTGCTTCTCCATACAGCTGGAGCTGTCCCGCGAGATGATTGCCCGCCTGAATGCCGACGGACTGCAGAAGATGCTGCAGGAACAGGCCCATGACGCCATCAAGCGTAAGGCGGATGAGCTGGGTGACGAGCTGATGGATCACCTGATCAGGGTCGTCATGCTGCAGGCCATCGACGTGCACTGGAAGGATCACCTGCTGAATATCGACCATCTCAAGGAAGGGATCGGGCTGCGCAGCTACGGCCAGAAGGATCCCAAGCAGGAGTACAAGAAGGAGGCCTATCAGCTCTTCATGGAGATGATCATCCGGATCCGTGAGGAAACGGTTGAAAAGGTCTTCTGGGTACAGATTGAAAGAGAAGAGGATATTGAGGAGCTGGAAGAAGAGCAGGTTGAGCGCAGCCGCAAGATGTTCAAGGCGATCACGGTCAACGATGATGAGCACCCTGCCGAGCCGGCCAAGAGCCAGAAGAATGCGGGCCGGAATGAACCTTGTCCGTGCGGCAGCGGGAAAAAATACAAAAAATGCTGCGGTAAGTAG
- a CDS encoding DUF2914 domain-containing protein, with product MKKLLSIVCALCVFGLAVPLWAGSLSITELAVTTKVSKGKPIDAVHRISHRTVKALYCFTRTLSDDAAETSIKHIWLRGGQVVKETDLPIRGKRWRAYSTLPVDASSVGNWRVDIKDESGTVIKSVEFRIH from the coding sequence ATGAAGAAACTGCTTTCGATTGTGTGTGCGCTGTGTGTGTTCGGCCTGGCGGTCCCGTTGTGGGCCGGGTCTCTCAGTATCACTGAACTGGCGGTCACCACCAAGGTGTCAAAGGGCAAGCCGATCGATGCGGTCCATCGCATTTCCCACCGTACCGTCAAGGCACTCTACTGCTTTACCCGAACGCTCAGCGACGACGCTGCCGAGACCTCCATCAAACACATCTGGCTGCGGGGTGGGCAGGTGGTGAAGGAAACCGACCTGCCGATCCGGGGCAAACGCTGGCGGGCCTACAGCACCCTGCCGGTGGATGCCTCAAGCGTGGGCAACTGGCGTGTCGATATCAAGGACGAGTCAGGAACGGTTATCAAATCAGTGGAGTTCAGGATACACTAA
- a CDS encoding response regulator, giving the protein MGSISILLADDSITIQKVVSIIFGSDDYTLTVVDNGKAAVQKAQELQPDVLLIDALMPGMSGYEVCEAIRKDAVLATKPVLLLTGSFEPFDEDKARQCGADDHIVKPFESQQIVARVQELYQLGLSRAAGTVAAPAPEPVAEPVPEPPQMETAAAEEPFVFETTAPAFTAEPSPVEPMAAFEPAAEPAAFFATPPVEPEPARSLDDPWGAFTQQPAAAEEEAPASPFDTVQPDVMALMSDEPAELPAEQSGHDNIGASWVPVEEQTFEFREEVASAPSQVVEEAAAAGTLPEPEQPFSPDVFEPVAAPEPVVEPIAEVPAQVVAPVVAAVEETAVAPQAAAAVALTDEQLKAALLSASKETIERIVWEVVPDLAEAMIKEAIKRITEAK; this is encoded by the coding sequence ATGGGCAGCATCTCAATACTTCTGGCCGATGACAGCATCACCATCCAAAAGGTCGTCAGTATCATTTTTGGTTCAGACGACTATACCCTCACCGTTGTTGATAACGGCAAGGCCGCCGTGCAGAAGGCACAGGAGCTGCAGCCGGATGTGCTGCTGATCGATGCCCTGATGCCGGGCATGAGCGGTTATGAGGTCTGTGAGGCCATTCGCAAGGATGCCGTCCTTGCCACCAAACCGGTCCTGCTGTTGACCGGTTCCTTTGAGCCGTTTGATGAGGACAAGGCCCGCCAATGTGGCGCTGATGATCACATTGTCAAACCGTTCGAGTCCCAGCAGATCGTTGCCAGGGTTCAGGAGCTGTACCAGCTCGGTCTCAGCCGTGCCGCCGGAACCGTCGCAGCCCCGGCTCCGGAGCCGGTAGCTGAACCGGTACCTGAACCGCCCCAGATGGAAACGGCGGCTGCAGAAGAGCCGTTTGTTTTTGAAACGACTGCTCCGGCCTTCACCGCAGAACCTTCCCCTGTAGAACCGATGGCTGCTTTTGAACCGGCCGCTGAACCTGCGGCATTCTTTGCAACACCTCCGGTTGAGCCTGAACCGGCACGTTCCCTCGACGATCCCTGGGGGGCCTTTACCCAGCAGCCTGCTGCTGCTGAAGAAGAAGCGCCCGCCTCTCCCTTTGATACCGTCCAGCCTGATGTCATGGCACTGATGAGCGACGAGCCCGCTGAGCTGCCCGCTGAACAGTCCGGGCATGATAACATCGGGGCTTCATGGGTGCCGGTTGAGGAGCAGACCTTTGAGTTCCGTGAGGAGGTCGCCTCGGCACCTTCCCAGGTGGTTGAAGAAGCGGCGGCAGCCGGTACGCTGCCCGAGCCGGAGCAACCGTTCAGTCCCGATGTCTTTGAACCGGTGGCCGCCCCTGAACCGGTTGTTGAGCCGATTGCCGAAGTACCGGCCCAGGTGGTTGCCCCGGTTGTTGCTGCTGTTGAAGAAACGGCAGTTGCGCCGCAGGCCGCCGCTGCGGTTGCTCTGACGGATGAGCAGTTGAAGGCGGCCCTCCTGTCGGCATCCAAAGAGACCATTGAACGGATCGTCTGGGAAGTGGTGCCTGATCTGGCTGAGGCCATGATCAAGGAAGCCATCAAACGGATCACTGAAGCAAAATAA
- the rodA gene encoding rod shape-determining protein RodA codes for MIDRRLVTNFDWTLIGLVSAICLMGILNVYSASAAYKMGGAPYYIKQLNWMAFGLLLSLVVASVDYHILEDFSYWFYGFLILLLVAVLLVGKRSLGATRWLNLGFFTIQPSELMKIVIVVTFARFFNNFHTVGGLTVKDMLFPLGLLAIPALLIMKQPDLGTATLVVLIAASMAFYVGFRWSTIVTFALVTVPFFWFTWAVYMKPYQKNRVLDFINPERSRLGSGYHIIQSKIAVGSGGFWGKGYVKGTQAQLRFLPEQHTDFAFSVFAEEWGFFGTLILLVLYLCLVLWGLNIARRCNDRFGGLLAVGVTAMLFWHTAINIGMVIGLFPVVGVPLPFFSYGGTSMITSMVGVGILQSISMRRFMF; via the coding sequence GTGATTGATCGACGTCTTGTCACCAACTTTGACTGGACCCTGATCGGCCTGGTCAGTGCCATCTGCCTGATGGGGATCCTGAATGTCTACAGTGCCTCTGCGGCGTACAAGATGGGTGGGGCTCCCTACTACATCAAGCAGCTGAACTGGATGGCCTTCGGGCTGCTGCTGTCTCTGGTGGTGGCAAGTGTTGACTACCATATCCTGGAAGACTTCTCCTACTGGTTCTACGGCTTCCTGATACTCCTGCTGGTGGCAGTGCTGCTGGTGGGGAAACGGTCGCTGGGGGCCACCCGCTGGCTGAACCTCGGTTTTTTCACCATCCAGCCCTCAGAACTGATGAAAATCGTCATTGTTGTGACTTTTGCGCGATTTTTTAACAATTTTCATACGGTGGGGGGATTGACCGTCAAGGATATGCTGTTTCCCCTGGGGCTGCTGGCTATACCAGCCCTGCTGATCATGAAGCAGCCCGACCTTGGCACTGCCACCCTGGTGGTGCTGATTGCCGCCTCCATGGCCTTTTATGTCGGCTTCCGCTGGTCTACCATCGTGACCTTCGCCCTGGTGACGGTGCCCTTTTTCTGGTTTACCTGGGCCGTCTACATGAAGCCGTACCAGAAAAACCGCGTGCTTGATTTTATCAACCCGGAACGTTCACGTCTGGGCAGCGGCTACCATATCATCCAGAGCAAGATCGCGGTCGGTTCAGGCGGGTTCTGGGGCAAGGGCTATGTCAAGGGGACCCAGGCCCAGTTGCGTTTTCTGCCGGAACAGCATACCGACTTCGCCTTTTCCGTCTTTGCCGAGGAGTGGGGCTTCTTCGGTACCCTGATCCTGCTTGTGCTGTACCTCTGTCTGGTACTCTGGGGACTGAACATCGCCCGGCGTTGCAATGACCGTTTTGGCGGCCTGCTGGCGGTCGGTGTAACCGCCATGCTGTTTTGGCACACGGCGATCAACATCGGCATGGTGATCGGTCTCTTTCCGGTGGTTGGCGTGCCGCTGCCGTTTTTCTCCTATGGTGGTACCTCCATGATCACCTCCATGGTCGGTGTCGGTATTTTGCAGAGCATCAGCATGCGACGCTTCATGTTTTAA
- the trpD gene encoding anthranilate phosphoribosyltransferase: MIRQAIAKVVELHDLSEGEMIEVMNQIMSGECTPAQIGSFITALRMKGETVEEISGAARVMRERATPIRVGRNVLDIDRDDINLDQETILDVVGTGGDGTNTFNISTTVSFIVAACGVKVAKHGNRSVSSACGSADVLEKLGVNLDVTPEQVERCINEIGIGFLFAPALHGAMKHAIGPRREIGIRTIFNILGPLTNPANADCQVMGVYREELVEKMAGVLHRLGCKRGFVVHGRDGMDEITLTGETAAAEVSPEGVRLFTITPEEFGFCRCSMQALKGGDAVANAAIVRAVLGGEQGPRREIVLLNAGFALVAAGRCATVAAGIDLAAHAIDSGAALTQLEKLATLTN; encoded by the coding sequence ATGATCAGACAGGCGATTGCCAAGGTAGTTGAACTGCATGACCTGAGCGAGGGGGAGATGATCGAGGTGATGAACCAGATCATGTCCGGAGAATGCACCCCGGCCCAGATCGGCTCATTTATCACCGCACTGCGGATGAAGGGCGAAACCGTTGAAGAAATCAGCGGTGCTGCACGGGTCATGCGGGAGCGGGCCACCCCGATCCGGGTCGGTCGCAACGTACTGGACATTGATCGCGATGATATCAACCTGGATCAGGAGACCATCCTGGATGTGGTTGGTACCGGCGGTGACGGCACCAACACCTTCAATATCTCCACCACGGTCTCCTTTATTGTCGCGGCCTGCGGCGTCAAGGTGGCCAAGCATGGCAACCGTTCCGTCTCCTCTGCCTGCGGCAGCGCCGATGTGCTTGAGAAGCTGGGGGTCAACCTTGACGTCACCCCGGAGCAGGTTGAGCGCTGTATCAATGAGATCGGTATCGGCTTCCTGTTTGCACCGGCCCTGCATGGCGCCATGAAACATGCCATCGGTCCCCGGCGTGAGATCGGCATCCGCACCATCTTTAACATCCTGGGGCCGCTGACCAACCCGGCCAATGCCGATTGCCAGGTGATGGGGGTCTACCGGGAGGAACTGGTTGAAAAGATGGCTGGCGTACTGCATCGGCTGGGCTGCAAGCGCGGCTTTGTGGTTCATGGCAGGGATGGTATGGATGAGATCACCCTGACCGGTGAAACCGCCGCTGCAGAAGTCAGCCCTGAAGGTGTCCGCCTGTTTACCATTACGCCGGAAGAGTTCGGTTTCTGCCGCTGCAGTATGCAGGCGCTGAAAGGGGGCGATGCCGTTGCCAATGCGGCTATCGTCCGTGCCGTCCTCGGGGGAGAACAGGGACCGCGGCGCGAGATCGTCCTGCTGAATGCAGGCTTTGCCCTGGTGGCTGCCGGACGCTGCGCAACGGTTGCAGCAGGCATTGACCTGGCGGCACATGCCATTGATTCCGGCGCTGCCCTCACGCAGCTTGAAAAACTGGCCACACTCACCAACTAA
- the mrdA gene encoding penicillin-binding protein 2 — MIKGQRYVREVAQPRQRTIPLAIVVTVLFFLLLLRLWYLQIIKVDDYRAMSENNRLRFLPVAASRGALMDRNGTVMVNNRPSFSLSIIPQEVKDVEGMLDTLASLLKLDRAELQERWEKSKGRARYYPVVIAININRDQVEIVEENKLRLPGIEVSVKPVREYAFQNSAAHLLGYIGEVSDKELDLPAYGDYNPGDYIGKNGIEKAWEHELHGSDGGRQLEVDSRGRVLRVLSESSPTVGNSLVLTVDSRLQRTAEQAFGAQAGAAVVMNVTNGEVLAFVSSPTFDPSLFAGRIPADVWKGYLEDKRHPLENKALSGQYPPGSTFKMLTALAGLEAGVVNENTSVYCDGAYEMGGSKFRCWSRSGHGSVNLRKSLKESCDVYYYQLGEKLGVDRIAAMAERFMLGKELGIGLQNEKRGLIPTSAWKLKRFGKKWFPGETLPVAIGQGYVLMTPIQLASMVATVANEGTIYRPHLVKKVVDPDGKTIKEFSPEVLGTTGISPASFKKVKQGLFAVVNDPGGTGANARLWDVKVAGKTGTSQVVKLGEDRKKAVAYQYKDHGLFVAFAPFDKPEIAVAVVVEHGGGGGAVAAPIAGKILRSYFDLQKPPAPKPKPAEESQDDAQAEAPAGKQDHQVQQGAASD, encoded by the coding sequence ATGATCAAAGGGCAACGTTACGTCAGAGAGGTCGCCCAGCCGCGGCAGCGCACCATCCCGCTGGCCATTGTGGTGACGGTACTGTTTTTTCTGCTGTTGCTGCGTCTCTGGTACCTGCAGATCATCAAGGTTGACGACTACCGGGCCATGTCGGAAAATAACCGGTTGCGCTTCCTGCCCGTTGCCGCCTCCCGTGGTGCCCTGATGGACCGTAACGGCACGGTTATGGTTAACAACCGTCCTTCGTTCAGTCTGTCGATCATTCCCCAGGAGGTCAAGGATGTTGAGGGGATGCTGGATACGCTGGCATCACTGCTGAAGCTGGACAGGGCGGAGCTGCAGGAACGCTGGGAGAAATCAAAAGGCCGCGCCCGCTATTATCCGGTCGTGATTGCGATCAACATCAACCGTGATCAGGTTGAAATTGTCGAAGAGAACAAGTTGCGGCTGCCCGGCATTGAGGTTAGTGTCAAGCCGGTCCGGGAGTATGCCTTTCAAAACTCGGCCGCGCACCTGTTGGGCTATATCGGTGAAGTCTCTGACAAGGAATTGGATCTGCCCGCCTACGGTGATTACAATCCCGGCGACTATATCGGTAAGAACGGCATAGAAAAGGCCTGGGAGCATGAGTTGCACGGCAGTGATGGAGGCCGACAGCTTGAGGTGGATTCACGGGGGCGCGTCCTGCGGGTGCTGAGCGAGAGCAGTCCCACGGTGGGAAACAGTCTGGTGCTGACGGTTGACAGCCGTTTGCAGCGGACAGCGGAGCAGGCGTTCGGAGCGCAGGCCGGTGCTGCCGTGGTGATGAATGTGACGAATGGTGAAGTGCTGGCCTTTGTCAGCAGCCCGACCTTTGACCCGTCGCTTTTCGCCGGACGTATTCCGGCCGATGTCTGGAAGGGCTATCTGGAGGATAAACGGCACCCGCTGGAGAACAAGGCCCTGTCCGGCCAGTACCCGCCCGGTTCCACCTTCAAGATGCTGACCGCCCTGGCAGGTCTTGAGGCAGGGGTGGTCAATGAAAACACAAGCGTGTACTGTGACGGCGCCTATGAAATGGGGGGCAGCAAGTTCCGCTGTTGGAGCAGGTCCGGCCATGGCAGCGTGAACCTGCGCAAATCCCTGAAAGAGTCCTGTGACGTCTACTACTACCAGCTGGGGGAAAAGCTGGGGGTGGACCGGATTGCCGCCATGGCGGAGCGTTTTATGCTGGGTAAAGAATTGGGGATCGGGCTGCAGAATGAAAAAAGGGGGCTGATTCCCACCTCGGCCTGGAAGCTGAAACGTTTCGGCAAAAAGTGGTTTCCCGGCGAGACCCTGCCGGTGGCCATCGGCCAGGGCTATGTGCTGATGACCCCGATTCAGCTGGCCTCCATGGTGGCGACGGTTGCCAATGAAGGAACGATCTACCGTCCGCACCTGGTCAAGAAGGTCGTTGACCCGGACGGCAAGACCATCAAGGAGTTCAGTCCGGAAGTGCTGGGAACCACCGGCATCTCTCCGGCCTCGTTTAAAAAGGTGAAACAGGGACTCTTTGCCGTTGTCAACGATCCGGGCGGAACCGGTGCCAATGCCCGGCTATGGGATGTGAAAGTGGCCGGTAAGACCGGTACGTCGCAGGTGGTGAAGCTGGGAGAGGACCGCAAGAAGGCGGTTGCCTACCAGTACAAGGATCATGGTCTGTTTGTGGCCTTTGCCCCCTTTGACAAACCGGAGATCGCCGTGGCCGTGGTGGTGGAGCATGGTGGCGGCGGTGGCGCGGTAGCAGCACCGATTGCCGGCAAAATACTGCGCAGCTATTTTGATTTGCAGAAGCCGCCCGCACCCAAACCGAAACCGGCAGAAGAATCGCAGGATGATGCCCAGGCAGAGGCTCCTGCCGGAAAGCAGGATCATCAGGTGCAACAGGGGGCTGCGAGTGATTGA